In Spirosoma aureum, a single genomic region encodes these proteins:
- a CDS encoding LytR/AlgR family response regulator transcription factor, with protein sequence MNIIIIEDEVKAARSLETIITEVRPEAKVIAKLQSIESSVKYLTENKQPDLIFMDIQLSDGLCFEIFKTVKISCPIIFCTAFDEYSLEAFKANSVDYVLKPFSKNDIIDAFRKVDELRSFFQQSAITGLNDLLAQLTPPTGKKSFLVFKNNKYITIATDSIAFFYIRNELSTIKCFDLQEYTVNQSLDQISSLLSPSQFFRLNRQYIVNFSAVKEVEHYFMRKLYVKLVIPTPDKLLINKEKAPTFLSWLENR encoded by the coding sequence ATGAACATCATCATCATTGAAGACGAAGTAAAGGCGGCACGATCCCTTGAAACGATCATAACAGAAGTAAGACCAGAGGCCAAAGTAATTGCAAAGCTTCAGAGTATTGAAAGTTCGGTGAAGTACCTGACTGAAAACAAGCAGCCTGACCTCATCTTTATGGATATCCAACTGTCGGATGGATTATGTTTCGAGATTTTTAAGACAGTTAAAATTTCGTGCCCCATTATTTTTTGTACTGCATTTGACGAATATTCGCTGGAAGCCTTTAAAGCCAATAGCGTTGATTATGTTCTAAAACCATTTTCAAAAAATGATATCATCGACGCCTTCAGGAAAGTGGATGAACTGCGTTCTTTTTTCCAGCAGAGTGCCATAACTGGCCTAAATGACCTGTTGGCTCAATTGACACCGCCCACCGGCAAAAAGAGTTTCCTGGTATTTAAAAACAATAAATACATCACCATTGCGACAGATAGTATCGCTTTCTTTTATATCAGGAACGAACTGTCTACGATCAAGTGCTTCGATCTACAGGAGTACACGGTCAATCAGTCGCTCGATCAGATCAGCAGTCTATTATCACCCAGTCAGTTCTTCCGATTGAACAGACAGTATATCGTCAATTTTAGCGCAGTAAAAGAAGTAGAACATTATTTTATGCGTAAACTATACGTAAAACTGGTTATTCCGACGCCCGATAAATTGCTGATCAATAAGGAAAAAGCACCAACTTTTTTAAGCTGGCTCGAAAACCGATAA
- a CDS encoding sensor histidine kinase, with protein MRNTNFKISPGIIWVSSIFLGLLSSVPQIAERHFNAAEAAVNSAITSLFSLFVWYYNLYTLPKHYSQYGNRTISYYRLLSSLLVGMVVMLGLASLQQLLLAHINFGPVMLMVEVRGILINLVFYMLLHLLYQNYRNQQVNIELERTTADNLGAQYELLKQQINPHFLFNSLNTLKVMVESGDKNSVDFILKLANFYRFTLESRKLDLIHLSEELEIVEAYNFLLKARFEEGFIFTNTVQKDYLNTLIPPFTLQLLIENCIKHNIVSLERPLQIKLYTENDALVLENQLQLKRSEESSLGVGLQNIKQRYSHLLDRQIEVITHDNTFKIKLPIIHEHHHH; from the coding sequence ATGAGAAATACAAACTTTAAAATCTCTCCTGGAATCATATGGGTCAGTTCGATTTTCCTGGGTTTGTTATCATCCGTACCTCAGATAGCTGAGCGACATTTCAACGCTGCGGAAGCAGCGGTCAACTCGGCCATTACCAGTCTGTTTTCTCTTTTTGTGTGGTATTATAACCTATACACGCTACCCAAACACTACTCACAATACGGCAACAGGACCATTTCCTACTATCGGCTATTAAGCAGCCTGTTAGTTGGTATGGTGGTTATGTTGGGATTAGCTTCCCTCCAGCAACTCCTGTTGGCTCATATCAATTTCGGACCCGTGATGCTGATGGTTGAGGTGAGGGGAATACTTATTAACCTGGTTTTTTACATGCTCCTGCATCTGCTCTATCAGAACTACAGGAATCAGCAGGTGAACATCGAACTCGAACGAACAACGGCCGACAACCTGGGAGCGCAGTACGAATTGCTCAAACAGCAGATCAACCCTCATTTTCTCTTCAATAGCCTGAATACATTGAAGGTTATGGTTGAAAGTGGGGATAAAAACTCGGTGGATTTTATTCTGAAACTGGCGAATTTCTATCGATTTACCCTGGAGAGCCGCAAATTAGACCTGATCCATTTATCGGAAGAGCTGGAAATCGTAGAGGCTTATAACTTTCTGTTGAAAGCACGGTTTGAGGAAGGTTTTATATTTACCAATACCGTTCAGAAAGACTATCTAAACACGCTTATACCTCCGTTTACTTTGCAGTTACTGATCGAAAATTGCATTAAACACAATATCGTATCGCTGGAACGGCCATTGCAGATTAAACTGTATACCGAGAATGATGCACTCGTTCTTGAGAACCAGCTTCAACTAAAAAGAAGTGAGGAGTCTTCATTAGGCGTTGGGCTTCAAAATATCAAACAGAGGTATAGTCACCTGTTGGACAGGCAGATAGAGGTCATAACACACGATAATACCTTCAAAATAAAACTCCCCATCATTCATGAACATCATCATCATTGA